In Runella sp. SP2, the genomic window TTTTTATGAAGTAAAACCTTCTCAAATTTCGGCCACCATTACCAAAGCCGCTGGGCCTTTCGACATGTGTCAGCCGTTTGAAGTAGAAGTGCGTATTGTGTCGGGTCAGCCTACTTCGGTCAATAGTATTTTAGCCAACTTGGAGTTGCCGACCAACAACGGAAAGATTGGGTTGGATTACATTGCGGGGTCAGGCACGATTGAGTACCCCAAAGGAACAACAAAACGTATTTTCAGTACGACAGGAGATAACTTGATTTTGGCGGCCCAAAGTGCCCAAAATTCAACACTACCGTTTGATTTGGGCGTCATTGACCCCACCAATTTTGGCACAGGAAAAAGCCTGTCGGGGGTTGGTTCTGCTCCCAACAACGAAGCCGTTATTCGCTTTAAACTTCAACCTAATTGTGACTTATTATCTGGACAACCGTTTGGATTGCGGGTTTATGGCAAAGACCCTTGTGGCAATGCTGCATTAGGTAATTCAGAATACGTTCAAGGATTTGCGGTCAATATTCGGGGGGCTAATACCCCTTACAAAACGCAGGTAAGCCTCTCATTACCTTCCATTAATGCCTGTGCCAATGTTAATTATCCGATTGGAGTAAGCGTTTTAAATTTGGGTTTGTCAGCCACCAACGACAGCGGTTTGGTAGAAGTGCAGCTTCCTGTGGGTTATTTGCCCGTAGCGGGATCGGTGGTATGTAGTTCTAGTTTTTGTCCACCCAATTTGAACAGTTACACGGTGGTAAATTTGCCCAACGGTGGTAAATCATTGACGTGGCGAGTGGCGGCTGGAATGCCCATTGGAGGTGCCATGAATTTTACGTTCCAAGTACAGGTAAACGCCTCAACCTCTTGCAACACCGAGCAAGTGGTTGCCCAAACTTCCTTGCCATTTGACGTATTTTGTGGAACTACGCTCTGCCCCGATTTTAGGGTACTAACGGGGCTTGTTTCGGATACGATTTCGGTCAAAAAGGCCAACTTTACCTACGTTTCTCACAGTATTGCCTTTACTTGTAGCAGCGCAACGGGGCAATTTAAGTTTAAAAATACGGGTGCTCCCGTAGCCGCTGGAAATGCCACGACTGTGGAGCTTTACCAAGACAAAGACAAGAGTGGCACTTATACGGCAGGCGACGTACTGCTGCAAACCTATTCGACGACGCAAGCCATTGCCACCAACGAGATCATTACTTTAAACGGCGCTATTCCTTATTCGGAACCCATTCCGTGCCCGTTGGTGGTGTTGGTAAAAGGTTGTGCCTGTACGACTTACCAAAAGAATTTAGGAGGCGATTTTAAATACGAAAATGCGGGTGCCGATGCCATTACTTGTAGCAATGCCCCCGCCCAACTTGGTTGTAGCGCAGGCTTGGTGGGCTATACGTACGAATGGACGCCCGTAGGTGCGGCATTGTTGAGTGAATTAAGCAGCACGACTGTGGCCAACCCAACGGTAACGGTGGTCAACAACGGTACGACGCCAATCGTTCGTAAATATTTACTAAGCACCACCCACGCGAGCGGTTGCGTTACGACCGATGAGGTGCAAATCACCATTAACCCCGCACCTGTTGCCTACGACGCGACGCTCGAAAAATGTGACGACGGCGACGGTCGAGTTGATTTTACTTTGACCAATGCCAACGCCATGGTAACGGGTGGCCAGGCCAACATGCAGGTAGCCTATTTTGCGACTCGCGCCAATGCCGTTGCCAACGTAAGTCCTTTGGGAAGTACGCGTTCGGCAGTGAATGGAGATTCGGTGTTTGTACGCGTTTCAAGACTTAACGAAAACTGTTTCAGCGTTGGAAAAGTAACGTTGGTGGTCAATCCTCTACCTGCTGCTTCGGCAGCGGCGACCAATGCTACTTGTTTTGGAACAGCTACGGGAAGTGTTAATTTAACCCCAACGGGTGGAACGCCCAATTATACCTTCCTGTGGTCAAACGGAGCTACTTCTGAGGATATTAGTAACGTCGCCGCAGGAAATTATTCGGTGGTCGTAACGGATGCCAAAGGATGTACTGCCTCGACGTCTGCCACCGTTGGGCAACCTTCTCAGTTGATAGCTTCAATCGCTCGAACACCCATTTCGTGTAATGGTTTAGCCAACGGTAGTCTCAATTTGACGGTAACGGGCGGAACGCCCAATTATACCTTTGCGTGGTCAAACGGCGCAACGACCGAGGACTTATCGGGTTTATCTACAGGTGTTTACAGTGTTACGGTGCGCGATGCCAACGGATGTACGGTGACCCAAAGCGATACCATTACGCAGCCAACCGTTCTGCAATTGTCAACGACGCAAGTAAACGTAAAATGCCACGGAGCTGCGACGGGACAAATTGATTTGACCGTCACGGGAGGAACTGCACCTTACACTTACCAATGGAGCAACAGTGCGACAACCCAAGACGTAACGGGTTTGTCAGTAGCTACTTACACCGTAACCGTAACCGATAAAAATGGTTGCCAGCAATCGACCCAAGTAAGTATCACCCAGCCTCCAGCTTTGGCAAGTAGTATGGCGGTGACCAACGTAAAATGTTACAACGAAAACACGGGTGCCATCGACCTGACCGTCACAGGAGGCACAGAACCTTATACCTATGTGTGGGATTCGGGGCAAACGTCGCAAGACATCATAAGCCTAAAAGCGGGTACGTACCGAGTGACCATTACGGACGCCAACGGATGCGTAAAACGTGATTCGGCCACTGTGACTCAAGCGCCCTCTTTCTTTATTTTTGGAAGCCAAACCAACGTAAAATGCTTCGGGGAAGCCACAGGAACCATTACGCTTGATGCTGTTGACGGCGCGACTCCGCCTTATACTTATTCGTGGAGCAATGGGGCTACAACGCGCAACTTGACCAATTTGGTAGCGGGAGAATACACTGTAACGGTGACCGATGCCAATGGTTGTACGGTCAAAGGAAGTAACCAAATAAGCCAACCAGCGGAGTTAGTGGTGGGGGTTACTTCCAACGATGTTACCTGTCCGAACGGTTCTTCAGGAACGCTTGTTTCGTCGGTATCGGGAGGGGTAAAGCCGTATCGATATGAATGGAAAGATGCCAGTAATGTGGTGATTGCAACCACACCAAACGTCTATGGTTTGCCCGTTGGAAGCTATACCCTTACGGTAATTGATTCAAATAATTGTGTAAAACAAACGGCCTCAACGACCATCAGTCAGCCACCATCTTTATCAGCCCAATACGAAACTACTCCTGTGTCGTGTTCCAATGGGAACAACGGTACCATTACTGTCAATGCCAGTGGCGGAACGGGCGCGCTTACTTACACGTGGTCAGACGGAGGAACAGGAGCAACCCGTATGGGCTTAGTGGCTGGAAAATACTCCGTAGAAATTTCGGATGCCAATGGCTGTAAAATAATGGTCACGGACATTGAGATTACCCAACCTTCGGTGCTTGCGGCGTCAGGCGTTGGCATTGCTACCAAATGTTACCAAGGTGCCGATGGACGCATTGACTTGACCGTCACGGGAGGAACGCAGCCTTATACTTTTGGGTGGTCAAATGGGAGTAGTATCGAAGACCCGCAAAACCTAGCTGCGGGAACTTACAATGTATTGGTACAAGACAACAAAGGTTGTACTGTAACGGCATCTGTGACGGTTTCGGAGCCTACACCTTTGGACGTCACGATTCTTCCCCAAAATGCTACTTGTGCGGGAAGCAGTACTGGACAAGCCAACCTAACCGTGACGGGCGGGACGGGGCCTTATACGTATTTGTGGTCAAACAATGCCACCACCGAAGACGTAACGGGCCTAGCAGCAGGCGTTTATACGGTAAATATAACCGATGCCAATGGCTGTAAAACCAACGGACAAACGACCATTGCACAATCTGATTCCCTCAAAGCGTTGGCCACGACCGAACGCGTAAGTTGTTACAATGGCAATGATGGCAAAGTGGATTTGACCGTTCAAGGTGGAACGTCGCCTTACACGTATCTTTGGTCGTCGGGTGCAACGTCGCAAGACTTGACGGGCGTAAAAGCAGGTTCGTATTTGGTGGTAGTGAAAGATGCCAACCAGTGCGAAACTACATTGTCGGTGTCGGTAACTCAGCCTGATTCGTTGCACATTTCGTTTACCAAAACGGATGCCCAGTGTCGCAGTAAAAACGACGGAAAAATTTCGGTGTCGGTGACAGGTGGCGTAGAGCCGTACCAATACGCGTGGTCAAACGGAGCGACAACTGCCCAAGTTCAAAACTTGGAAGCAGGTTCTTATACCGTTACTGTCACGGATTCTAATCTTTGCCAAAAACAACTGACTATTACCATCATTGAACCTGATTCGTTAAAAATTGAAACGCTGTTGACGGCGGTAAAATGTTACGGAGGAGCCGACGGCAAAATCGACGTGAGTGTCTTTGGAGGAACGCAACCTTACACTTATGCGTGGTCAAACGGAGCTACTTCTCAGGATATTTTGGCTACCAAAGCAGGAAATTATACCGTGACCGTCACCGATGCGCAAGGCTGTGAAAAAGGAGTAAATGTGACCCTGACGCAGCCCGATTCGTTACAAATTTCGGCAGTGGTGCAGAATGTTAATTGTAAAAATGGTACTGACGGTAAAATCAATTTGACCATTACGGGAGGCACGACGCCTTATCAATACATTTGGTCAAATGGAAAAACGACCAAAGACATCGAATCGCTGGCTGTGGGTACTTATTCGGTAACGGTGCAAGATGCCAACGGTTGCAGTGCCGTTTTCCAAACGACTTTAACCGAACCTGATTCCTTGATAGTGACTTACCAAGCCGCCCCAATTTTATGTAAAGGAGCGACCACCGACGTCAACGTAAGTGTGCGCGGAGGAAAAGCACCTTATACGTACCAATGGGCGCACGGAATGACGGTAGAAGACTTACTTGCGGCCAAAGCAGGAACGTATTCGCTGACGGTGACTGACTCCAATTTGTGCGTAAAAACGTTGGAGTTTGTTCTTATTGAACCCGATTCGCTCAAGTTATCGGCCACCGCCCAAAACGTAAATTGCAAAAGCGGCGCAACGGGAAGTATTGATTTGTCGGTGACGGGTGGCACGATGCCTTACAGTTATGAGTGGTCAAATGGGGCTGTAGTTCAAGACCTTGCTAACCTCAGCGCGGGCTCTTATAAAGTCAAAGTGAAAGATGCCAACGGTTGTTCGGACAGCCTGACAGTGGTTGTTTCGGAGCCTGACCCGTTAAAAGCAACCTATGCTTCCAGCGATGTCAAATGCAAAAGCGATAACACGGGGCGCATCGACGTTACGGTGACGGGCGGGACAGAACCGTACAGTTATGATTGGTCAAACGGAGCGGTGAGTCAGGACATTACGAGCCTTTCGGGGGGAGTTTATACCCTGACGGTTACTGATAAAAATGGTTGTAGTACCGACCTGCGCGTGGTGATTGGTGAGCCAGATTCGTTGAAGCTGTCGCTCTCTCCCGAAAATGTAACCTGCAAAGGGTTGAGTTCAGGGACAATTTTATCGACCGTTTCGGGCGGGACAAAACCCTATCAATATTCATGGTCAAATGGTTCTACCTTGCCCAACGTCTATGGACTGCCCGCAGGAACTTATACCTTGACCGTCGTGGATAGCAACAACTGCGTAGTTTCAGCGTCCGCAACTCTGGCCGAACCTGCCGAATTAGCTCCTAACGCCGAAATTAAGCAAGTTTCGTGTTTGGGCGGAAGCGATGGTAGCATTGATTTTAACGTTCAAGGAGGAACGGGAACTTATACCTATTCTTGGTCAAATGGGGCAACGACCCAAGACATTGCGAACTTGAAAGCGGGTGTTTATCGCCTAACGGTGAAAGACGAAAACAATTGCTCGATTGATATTGATTTCACCATCACCCAGCCTAATAATCCACTTTCGTTGACCTTAACACCTACTGCGCCTACCTGCCACGATGGCGAAAACGGTAAAGTAACGTTGACAATTGCGGGGGGAACCACTCCTTACAAGGTACGCTGGTCAAACGGTGCTGAAATGTGGGACATTGCGGATTTAAAGAGTGGTTGGTATAAAGTAGTGGTTTCGGACGCCAACGGATGTACGACCACCGACAGTGTTCAACTGGCAAATCCTGCTTTATTGTCGTTGGTGGCCAAAGGCGATACCGTTTGCGAAGGTGATACGGTGAAACTTTCGGCTACTTATGACCCAACGGCACAAATTAGCTGGACGGGCCCCGTGGGATATGCGTCGGGCAATCCTAACCCGATGATTATTAATTCGCAATTGTACCAAGCAGGAATTTATGTAGCAACCGTTACTAAAGGGGAATGTTTCCGTACTGATACGGTTCAAGTGGTAATTCACCAGCGCCCGTCGGTGATGGTGATTTATGCGGGCTGCATTCCCAATTCGTACGAAATACGGGTACAGGTTTCACCCAATACGCAATTCTCCTCCGACGAAGGAACGGTCACTTACGAGGGCGACAATAAATATTACATTCGTAACATTCCAAACAATAAAATAGCCACGTTTACGGCCACTAATCAGGCAGGATGTTCGATGTCTCAGAAAGTGGATCGTACCATTTGTGATGCTAATCAACCAAGTCCATGCACCAACAATCCTGCGGGACCTAACGCGGTTATTTGCGAACCCACCGAAACACATCCATTGCCAAAACCAACCAATAGCCGTTATTGGATTGCATCGGCGTCGAATCCAAGTTCGGCCTTTGCAGATACTACGGGCTTAGTGACGGGCATGACTGCCAATGGACTATATCGCTTTATTTTGGTTTCACCGCTAGATAACTGTACCGACACCGTAAGCATCACACGCAACGCATTACCTACGTACCAGTTGGTGGCCTCTTCGCCGCAATGTGCGGATGACAGTGTGGCAGCGAAAGGATTTATTCAGTTGAAAAACTTCGCAGCTACTTCGCAGTACGGGTTGACAGTTGGCAATGTATATGATGTCAACCAAACGCCTGCGCCAATCCCTGCCGATGGTTTGATATTGAAAAATGCGGGCAGCGCTACGACTGATATGACCTACACGCTGAGGGTTTATTCAGAAACGGGCTGTTTTGTAGAAGAAAAGATTGTATTGAAAAAAGCCCCCGAACCGTTGGTGTTGGTATTAACCCCGCAGACAGTAAACTGTACGACGCCTCAATCGGGAGCTATCAACTTAGAAGTGTCGGGTGGAACTTCACCGTATAGTTATGTATGGTCAAATGGCGCGATTACGCAAGATTTGGTTTCTATTGCCAAAGGAAAATACAGCGTAACAGTGACTGATGCCAACGGCTGTGTCGGAAAAGATAGCGTCGAGGTAACAGGCCCCTCGCTGCCGACGGTGGTTGCCGTAGGTGACAGTGTATGTGTGGGTGAAACCATTCAATTGCTGGCCACGGTGAGCGACGGTGCGGTTATCAGCTGGACAGGCCCTGCAAATTTTACGGCATCCATAGCAAACCCAACGCGCCTCAATGCGCAGCTAACGCAGGCAGGGAAATACATTGTCAAAGTAACGGATGGCTATTGTGAACAAAGCGATACGGTGGAGGTTGTGGTAAATGAATTGCCATCTTTGACGGTAGAATCGACGCAGTGTTCGTTGACGAGTTATTCGGTTCGGGTGAAAATAACTCCGCAAAGTACCTTACAATCGAGTTTGGGAACGGTGACTTCAGAAGGAAATAATACCTATTTGGTTTCTAACATTCCGATTGCTCAAACGGCGAGTTTGACGGTGAAATCGGCAAGCGGTTGTACGTTTGTCAAGCAAGTGGATCGTACTTTGTGCGATGCTAATCCACCGCAGCAATGCGTTGATAACCCAGCAGGCCCGAACGTGACGATGTGTGAGCCTACGTTGACCTACAATTTACCCAAAGCTACCAACGGCCGCGTGTGGAGTGTGGTGGGTGGTAATCCGTCGTTTACCACAATTGACAGCACTGGTTTGGTGAAAGGGTTGAACAAAACAGGTACGTACCGATTTGTCTTAACCTCAACGCTTGAAAATTGTGTGGATACGGTAAGCATCACGCGGTTGGCTGCGCCGACATTTGGTGTCTTGTTGTCTCCTCCGACTTGTGCGGGCGATAGCGCGAAAAAGGATGGCTATTTACAAATTACAGGCTTTGACCCAACGACTACGTTCGGACTTACAGTGGGTACAACCTACGACGAAACCGTTGTTCAGCAGCCGATTCCTGCGAACGGAAGGTTGATGGAAGCCATTGCCAATCCAACAGCGGCAGTGACTTACGTGATTCGAGTAATGACGACAAACGGCTGTTTCACTGAAAAGAAAGTAGTTTTGCAGCCAGTAAACTGTGAATGTCCTGAAATACCTTGCGTGCCGTTACAAATGCAACGGAAGCGGAGGAAATAAGCTACCTTCCCGAAAGTTTCTAAAATTTAACATCCCGAAAGTTTTAGAACTTTCGGGATGTTTTTTCGGGAGGTTGGTTGATTTACTTCTCAATTACAATATCATACTTCTCCAACAACCCCGCCACACCCAACAGCGAGAATTTCGCTTTTTTGATTTTGTTGGTTTCGGGGTTAATCACGTAGTTGTACGACGACCGAAAATCGGCTTTTTCAAGCAAAGTACGGTCAAAACTGGCAAGCTCAAGGTTGCAATTGTTGAAAACCGCCTGAGTCAAATCACATTCTACAAAATCAACCCCTTGGAGTTGGGTATCTTTAAAGTGCGTTTTTTTGATTTTTGTCCGAAAAAACGAGGAGTGATTGAGTTGGCAGCCTTCAAAAGAGAACGAAAGACCAAAGCCATTGCAATTGTCGAATCGTAGTCCCAAAAGTTTACAATCTTTAAAAATCACCCCATTCAAGGTCGTATTTTTCAGATTTACCATGCTCAAGTTGCAACCTCTAAATTCGCAGTCGATGAATTTTATACTTGATAAATCGCTGTCCGAAAAAAGGCAATTTTGAAACACACAGCTTTCGTATTCACCTTTGGGAAGGGGTGTTTCGGTGAAGTTTTGTTTATCAAACAATTGGTCTTGAACGTAACTTTCTTGCATAATGAGGCAGACTTTTCAAGTTTTTGCCCCAAAAATAGACTAAAATCGTGTGCCAAAACAATATTCTTATCTGTGACAGACATCCCTGTCAATCTGTGGGCAAAAGAAGTTGGAACTCAAATGGGAACTTTACTGCTTGTATCCAACTTAATTTAACATACGGTTCAACGTGTCAAAGCAGTGATGCAAAGAACCATCAAGAAACGTCCTTGCTAAACGTGAAAAATAATCTTTCTCCTTCTTCCTCAGGCTTACTTAGTATGTTGTTTGCGGCATTTTGCTTCTCGGTTTCGGGGGCTTGTACGCGGGTGTTAGGCAAACACATTAGCTCCGTCGAACTGGTTTTTTTTCGGAATATTATCGGCGTTCTTTTTGTGTTGTTTAGCGTTTTGCAACGGCCGTTGGTACAGACTGGAGGAAGGTTAGGATTGCTTGTTTTTAGAGGAATTATCGGAACCTTGGCACTCTATTTATTCTTCTTTGCCGTGACCAAAATCGGCTTGGCCGAAGCCATTACCTACCAGCAATCGTACCCCGTCTTTTTGGCGCTAATTGGCGTGTTGTTCTTAAAAGAAAAACTTTCAATACCCGTTTGGTGGGCTATTTTTATCGGATTTTCGGGTATTTGCTTCATTTTTTTGCCGCAGTTTCACACCGATTTTTTGAGCCTCAAACACCACGCCCTTGGCCTCACCAATGCCATCATGACGGCCTTGGCATACATGAGTATTGCGCAGTTGGCAGGGTATTACGACTCCCGCAGCATTGTGCTGTCGTTTATGCTTTCAGGGATTTTGATGCCGATGCTTTCACTCGGATTGGGTGAAATGGTGGATGCTCCCGAATGGTCGTTCCTCATTGCAAAATACGTGCAACCTGCGGGTACCGATTGGCTGTGGATTGCGTTGTTGGCGATTTCGGCTTTGTTGGGACAAATCTTTTTGACCAAAGCCTTTACGTATGGTAAATCGGCGGAAGTGGCAGCTATTGGTTATTCCAACATCGTTTTCTCGGTTATCTTCGGCATTTTTCTTGGCGACGCGCTACCTGCCACTCTGAGCTGGTTTGGGATTGTATTAATTATCGTTTCGGGGATATTGATTGCCTTTCAGAAAGGGAAAAAAGAGGCACGCTAAAATTTACCTCAGTAATGGTTTTGCTTGTAACGCCTGTACCAACGAAGCCACCGCAAGTAGCCCATACAACGCTGCGATAACGACTGTAGCTTTGGTGTTTTTGAGCAAATAAAAAGAAAGGATGGGAAGTACTTGCAAGGCGTGCATCCCAATAAAATGAGCAACGCGCAGGTCGCCGACGGTTTTACTCCACCCCAATACAAACAAATTGGAATTGTCGTTGTAAGCACCCACACTGTGGTTGAGGCGCGAACCCATTGCAAAGCCCTCAAACGCAAAAATCACAAACAAAAGAATCCCCAACCGAATGGCCCATAGATAGTGAAGTGGGAGGGTAGGAAACTCCTGCTGCAAGAATAACCACCCAATGTAAGCCGTGTAAACGGTGGTGGCACTGGCAGCGATGGCCATCAATCCGTACAGAAATGAATAAAACGGGCTGCTTACATTGTAATGCGACAACTGACCCTTGCTGGCCTGAAAGGCAATATAGAAGAGTTCAAAACCAAGCAATAAAACAGTAGTCCAGTTGAAAAGCGATAAGTTAAACTTCGGTAAATAGTAACAATACCAAGCCATCGTCCATGCGTACGCTCCAATGGATAATGCGAACTTCAAAGGTTTGTTCCAAGCGTTTACCTTAAAAACTTGCACCGTTGTCACTTGACTAAGGACCAAAAAAGCCAACGCCAGTAGGTTGCAGATTAAGCCAAAGTAAAAGAGCGTTTCGTTGCGAGATTTGAGTTCAGTAAGGAAGTTCATTGGATTGAAGATTGTGTTTCCAATGTCAAAAATACCGCATTTGCCAACTTTAGGGACGTCAATACGGGTTCAACCAGCAGATGCAGTCGGGGAAATGTATTTTTAGGCCGTTGAAACGTGGTTGCTTACGGGTGATTCGTCTCTTTTTTAATAGAAACGACGGGCAGATGAATACGGTATTTTTGGGCAATGATTCGGACAAAAATTACTACAACTGCGGCGATGAGTTGGGTAAAACTGGTAGAAAAACCCACTTGAAGTCCCGCATAATAGACCAATCCACCCGCAACGCAGGCCAAGGCGTAAATGTCTTTGCGCAGCAAAAGGGGCACTTCGTTGAGCAACACATCGCGAATAACGCCACCAATCGACCCCGTGACGGTTCCCATGACGATGCATACCCAAAATGGCAAGTCCATGGCAAGGCTTTTACTAATCCCCACCGTAGTAAACAGCCCCAAGCCAATGGCATCGAACAAAAACAATGCCCGTTGCCACTTGAAAATGCGGTCTTTGAACAAAAGTGCCGCCACCAACGCCACGCCTGTCATAATAAAATAGTGACTCTGCTGCATCCAAAATGGCCGAATGTCAAGCAACACATCCCTGACTGTACCACCCCCAATGGCTGTAACTAGCCCAATCAGGTACGCCCCAAACCAATCCACTTTTTTGTTGGAAGCAAGTTCGATGCCACTGAGGGCAAAAACAAACGTGCCAATAAGGTCGATGGAGGTGAGGAGAAGCGTGTTGGGGGGGAGCATTTTTTTAGTGTCGAGTGGTAGAGTGCAGAATGGCGTGTTGTGCTGAGGGTTGCTAAACTGTGTTGAGGGTTGCTCACAACCCGATTCGAGTTGTGCTGAGGGTTGCTCACAACCCGATTCTAACGCACTAAAGTATTCCTTTTTCTAACTCTCTCAAATAAATAAAATCGGGGGATTTTACGCCTGCTTCTTTTCGGATTTGTACCAATTTAGGCGATTCAAAAAAGGCTTTGGCGTTTTCTAGGCTATTCCAAACCGAGAAGTGGACGATTTTATTGGCGTCGTTTTCGTACTTTAAGACTTGGTACGATTGCTCGCCTGCTTCTTTTCGGATACCTGCGGCTTGGTCAAAAATGGCCTTCCAAGCATCGTAGTCGGCTACTTCGTGAATGATTAGAACGTATTCCATGAGGTTGCATTGGGTTGAGTCGATGTTCAAAAGTACGGCTGTTTTTTAGATAGATTGATTTTTTTGACAAAAAATCTACCGATTACTATCAAATCGAGACGGCTTGCGTCGATGCTACAAATGCTGGCTTCCAATAGGCCCATGTGTCGGCTTATTTTGCCTTCTTCCACCAAAAAATCGTTCTTGTTGAAATGCCGCAATTCAAAAGCTTTGAGAATTTTTTCAAGGTCTTCCCCCGAAAAACCAAGTGACTCGAAATAGAATTGTACTTTTCGCATAACTTAAATTTAATGGGGGAAGTGGTGAATCAGTATCCGTAATTTTCTTTTAATTTTCTCATCAAAAGCCGCACGCCTTGTTGGGTATCGGGGCTGAAAGAGTTGGTGAAAATAAGGTAAGCTTTGTTTTTTAGTCGGTCGATGTGGGCAATGGTATAGTACGTGCCGACCGTGCCCGAGTGGGTCGAAAGTTCGTGGCCGTTTTCGTAAATGTTGTACCAGCCGAGGGAGTAGTTTTTAATACCCTTGTGAATAAACTGATAGGTGGCAGGAGCGAGGTAGTTTTTTTGCTCACTTAGTCCTTGTAAATTGAGTTGGATAAACTTGACGTAATCGGTCAGACGCATATTGATGTCTCCCGCAGGTTCCGTATAGTCCAAATGGTAATCGAAAGTGGAGGGAATGGGCTGCAATTTGCCGTTTTCAAAACTATGTCCCCACGTATCTTTATGCTTCTGATTTTCGGGCCAAGACAATTGGACGTTTAGTTTGAGTTTTTTGTTCAACTCTTCCTCCACCAACTGCTCCCAACTTTTGGCGGTTACTTTCTCCAGCATCAGGGTCGCTAGGGTATAACCTGCATTGGAATAAATAAAGGGCGTTTTTTCGTCTATTTTGACGGGGTCGATGGTGAGTACAAACGCCCCAAACTGTTTCCTCTTCTGTGGATTTGTCCCCTTAAAAGCAGGGATTTCGGGGTCATTTTCCCCCTGAAAAGGCGCAACCCCTGCTTTGTGCGAAAGTAAATCCTGTAAAGTAATAGTGGCGTAGGCAGTTTTGCTTTTCTTTTTCCACTCGGGAAATAC contains:
- a CDS encoding trimeric intracellular cation channel family protein produces the protein MLPPNTLLLTSIDLIGTFVFALSGIELASNKKVDWFGAYLIGLVTAIGGGTVRDVLLDIRPFWMQQSHYFIMTGVALVAALLFKDRIFKWQRALFLFDAIGLGLFTTVGISKSLAMDLPFWVCIVMGTVTGSIGGVIRDVLLNEVPLLLRKDIYALACVAGGLVYYAGLQVGFSTSFTQLIAAVVVIFVRIIAQKYRIHLPVVSIKKETNHP
- a CDS encoding serine hydrolase, with amino-acid sequence MKIAIAAFFLLNATCGLAQKTVSFADSIRKTYHIPEINYAVVDANSTLEIAALGRHSIALPDTATLNDRFHIGSNTKAMTAFIIAKYVEKGKLKWTTKFFEVFPEWKKKSKTAYATITLQDLLSHKAGVAPFQGENDPEIPAFKGTNPQKRKQFGAFVLTIDPVKIDEKTPFIYSNAGYTLATLMLEKVTAKSWEQLVEEELNKKLKLNVQLSWPENQKHKDTWGHSFENGKLQPIPSTFDYHLDYTEPAGDINMRLTDYVKFIQLNLQGLSEQKNYLAPATYQFIHKGIKNYSLGWYNIYENGHELSTHSGTVGTYYTIAHIDRLKNKAYLIFTNSFSPDTQQGVRLLMRKLKENYGY
- a CDS encoding pentapeptide repeat-containing protein yields the protein MQESYVQDQLFDKQNFTETPLPKGEYESCVFQNCLFSDSDLSSIKFIDCEFRGCNLSMVNLKNTTLNGVIFKDCKLLGLRFDNCNGFGLSFSFEGCQLNHSSFFRTKIKKTHFKDTQLQGVDFVECDLTQAVFNNCNLELASFDRTLLEKADFRSSYNYVINPETNKIKKAKFSLLGVAGLLEKYDIVIEK
- a CDS encoding DMT family transporter, which codes for MKNNLSPSSSGLLSMLFAAFCFSVSGACTRVLGKHISSVELVFFRNIIGVLFVLFSVLQRPLVQTGGRLGLLVFRGIIGTLALYLFFFAVTKIGLAEAITYQQSYPVFLALIGVLFLKEKLSIPVWWAIFIGFSGICFIFLPQFHTDFLSLKHHALGLTNAIMTALAYMSIAQLAGYYDSRSIVLSFMLSGILMPMLSLGLGEMVDAPEWSFLIAKYVQPAGTDWLWIALLAISALLGQIFLTKAFTYGKSAEVAAIGYSNIVFSVIFGIFLGDALPATLSWFGIVLIIVSGILIAFQKGKKEAR
- a CDS encoding antibiotic biosynthesis monooxygenase; protein product: MEYVLIIHEVADYDAWKAIFDQAAGIRKEAGEQSYQVLKYENDANKIVHFSVWNSLENAKAFFESPKLVQIRKEAGVKSPDFIYLRELEKGIL